One region of Streptomyces rishiriensis genomic DNA includes:
- a CDS encoding alpha/beta hydrolase — protein sequence MPLDRLLRHLIAWQSADGPPVPDRELTIEQARERYRANAAHQQRDKDASGPAVTSADRLIEGPDGAALGIRVYTPEPSGQRVVTFLHGGGWVLGDLDSHDRVCRAMAASLGAVVVAVDYRRAPEFPYPAPLHDAVTAARWTARSFPGRAHVIAGDSAGASLSLGVVLQAHDVRFAAQLLVYPPVDPSLMMASAGEHSKGCLLSVEDMVWNYAQYVPDPRRRSDPAVDLLRADFRNLPPTVVATAEYDPLHDEGVELVARMRAAGVAVRHVPGEGLVHGYFLMQGVVPAATACARRVIGELDTLLDSLDEEAGAGPPRGSRGER from the coding sequence ATGCCACTGGACCGTCTACTCCGGCACCTGATCGCCTGGCAGAGCGCCGACGGCCCTCCCGTCCCCGACCGGGAACTGACCATCGAGCAGGCTCGTGAACGGTACCGGGCGAACGCGGCGCACCAGCAGCGGGACAAGGACGCGTCCGGCCCGGCCGTGACCTCGGCCGACCGGCTGATCGAAGGCCCGGACGGAGCGGCGCTCGGCATCAGGGTGTACACCCCGGAGCCGAGCGGGCAGCGGGTGGTCACCTTCCTGCACGGCGGGGGGTGGGTGCTGGGCGATCTCGACAGCCACGACAGGGTCTGCCGGGCCATGGCGGCATCGCTGGGAGCGGTCGTGGTCGCGGTCGATTACCGGCGGGCGCCCGAGTTCCCCTATCCAGCGCCGCTGCACGACGCGGTCACCGCGGCCCGGTGGACCGCCCGGTCGTTCCCCGGCCGCGCGCACGTGATCGCGGGCGACAGCGCGGGCGCCAGTCTGTCCCTGGGGGTGGTTCTCCAGGCGCACGACGTCCGCTTCGCGGCACAACTGCTGGTCTATCCGCCGGTGGACCCGAGTCTGATGATGGCCTCGGCCGGCGAGCACAGCAAGGGCTGTCTGCTGAGCGTCGAGGACATGGTCTGGAACTACGCGCAGTACGTCCCCGACCCGCGGCGGCGCTCCGACCCCGCCGTCGACCTGCTGAGGGCCGACTTCCGGAATCTGCCTCCGACCGTCGTCGCCACCGCCGAGTACGACCCGCTCCACGACGAGGGCGTGGAGCTGGTGGCGAGGATGCGTGCCGCGGGAGTGGCCGTACGCCATGTACCGGGTGAGGGCTTGGTCCACGGCTACTTCCTGATGCAGGGCGTCGTCCCGGCGGCGACCGCGTGCGCCCGACGGGTCATCGGGGAACTGGACACGCTGCTCGACTCGCTGGACGAGGAAGCCGGGGCCGGTCCGCCTCGGGGCTCCCGGGGCGAACGGTGA
- a CDS encoding SDR family oxidoreductase, with amino-acid sequence MTAIIVSGATGSLGGHLAAALLEQSHPVIYCLVRATDIATADRRLRNRMAEIGSDDPARLVAVPANLESPRLGVTPQVWRTLTDQVTQIFHCAASVHLTATYSQLAPANVGGTKELIGLATAIAERSGSPVGFHYVSTLAVFLDSVKAGLADVDETTRPSMETAGELGYPRSKVAAERVVARAADSGVVSAVYRPGLVTGHSVTGDTSSSDLLMPVLRAMVAIGYAPDRAEAVPGEAVDLVARHIAGLSVGQTGGQAYHMVKPRPVSLMHAFDALRRAGYPLAEVSPEKWWELAAHRREDPEVAPLMHMGPIGRRMLGLEPGYLLPSFRSDHTYGVLRRALPEPAALDEGFFDRLVAHGLTRFVPPPKG; translated from the coding sequence ATGACCGCGATCATTGTGTCCGGTGCGACCGGATCCCTGGGCGGCCACCTGGCCGCCGCCCTGCTGGAACAGTCCCATCCCGTCATCTACTGCCTGGTCCGGGCAACGGACATCGCCACCGCCGACCGGCGGCTGCGCAACCGGATGGCCGAGATCGGCTCGGACGACCCGGCACGGCTCGTCGCCGTGCCGGCCAACCTCGAGTCGCCCCGGCTCGGCGTGACTCCTCAGGTCTGGAGAACCCTCACCGACCAGGTGACCCAGATCTTCCACTGTGCCGCGTCGGTCCATCTCACGGCGACGTACTCGCAGCTCGCGCCCGCCAATGTCGGCGGCACGAAGGAGCTGATCGGCCTGGCCACGGCGATCGCCGAACGCTCCGGCTCGCCGGTCGGCTTCCACTACGTCTCGACGCTGGCCGTCTTCCTGGACTCGGTCAAGGCCGGACTCGCCGACGTGGACGAGACCACGCGGCCGTCCATGGAGACCGCTGGGGAACTCGGCTACCCGCGCTCCAAGGTCGCCGCCGAACGCGTGGTGGCCAGGGCCGCGGACAGCGGCGTCGTCAGCGCGGTCTACCGCCCCGGACTGGTCACCGGGCATTCGGTGACCGGCGACACCTCCAGTTCCGATCTGCTCATGCCGGTGCTGCGCGCGATGGTCGCGATCGGCTACGCGCCGGACCGGGCCGAAGCGGTGCCCGGAGAGGCGGTCGATCTCGTGGCCCGCCACATAGCGGGCCTCTCCGTCGGTCAGACGGGGGGTCAGGCCTATCACATGGTCAAACCCCGGCCGGTCTCCCTCATGCACGCCTTCGACGCTCTTCGCCGGGCCGGGTACCCGCTGGCCGAGGTGTCGCCCGAGAAGTGGTGGGAGCTGGCGGCGCACCGCCGGGAGGACCCCGAGGTGGCTCCGCTGATGCACATGGGCCCCATCGGCCGCCGGATGCTGGGTCTCGAGCCCGGATACCTGCTGCCGTCGTTCCGCAGCGACCACACCTACGGCGTGCTCCGGCGTGCGCTTCCGGAGCCGGCCGCGCTCGACGAGGGCTTCTTCGACCGGCTGGTCGCCCACGGGCTCACCCGGTTCGTCCCACCGCCGAAGGGATAG
- a CDS encoding MFS transporter, producing MSRTRDASTPTVLRPNLPLGVVVAMSCLALFMVVLDATIVTVALPDMQAGLGLSTDEQQWVVSGYLITLGGFLLLAARAGDLFGHKRVFLFGAVLFTLASLIGGLASDPVVLIAARIAQGAGASALTPTSLSLITASHTDEREREHALALWSMMGGIAGLAGVVLGGVLTELSWRWVLFVNIPPGIALFAAGLLFLLPSDRTERVRLDLPGALCVTLGIGALTYGLSEASSEGWGSPETLVPLIAAAVLIVGFLMAEAKGSHPLIPLDLLRPRTLRIANVLMFCLGVTLTALLFFLSLYCQQVLGYSALRTGMAMLPVTVIFIVGGLTSRQLVPVVGPRRMLVAGGLISAAGIAWLATIPTHSAYVTHILLPNLVGGFGVSIMLLAVTISGTSGVAPRNAGAASGLLNTSRQIGGAVGLAVLVNIASTVTSHASHDKGRLDALVQGYRVAFLVNGGLMLVAALAALALPAVAAEEKASEPLGNETAPTRP from the coding sequence ATGTCCCGGACCCGAGACGCGTCGACACCCACAGTGTTACGGCCGAATCTGCCTCTCGGCGTCGTCGTGGCCATGTCCTGTCTCGCCCTGTTCATGGTCGTGCTCGACGCCACCATCGTCACCGTGGCTCTGCCGGACATGCAAGCAGGTCTGGGGCTGTCGACCGACGAGCAACAGTGGGTGGTCAGCGGCTACTTGATCACCTTGGGGGGCTTCCTGCTCCTGGCGGCCAGGGCCGGCGACCTCTTCGGGCACAAGCGAGTGTTCCTGTTCGGCGCGGTTCTCTTCACCCTCGCCAGTCTGATCGGCGGTCTGGCGTCCGATCCGGTCGTCCTGATCGCGGCCCGGATCGCCCAGGGGGCCGGCGCCTCCGCGCTCACCCCGACCAGCCTGAGCCTCATCACCGCAAGCCACACCGACGAACGCGAACGCGAGCACGCCCTGGCGCTGTGGAGCATGATGGGCGGCATCGCCGGCCTGGCCGGTGTGGTCCTCGGAGGCGTCCTCACCGAACTGAGCTGGCGCTGGGTGCTGTTCGTCAACATCCCTCCCGGCATCGCGCTGTTCGCCGCCGGCCTGCTGTTCCTGCTTCCCTCCGACAGGACGGAGCGCGTCCGGCTCGACCTGCCCGGCGCCCTGTGCGTCACCCTCGGGATCGGGGCGCTCACCTACGGCCTCTCGGAGGCCTCCTCCGAGGGCTGGGGTTCCCCCGAGACCCTGGTGCCGCTGATCGCGGCGGCGGTACTCATTGTCGGCTTCCTGATGGCCGAGGCGAAGGGCTCCCACCCGCTCATCCCGCTGGACCTGCTCCGGCCGCGGACCCTGCGGATCGCGAATGTGCTCATGTTCTGCCTCGGCGTGACGCTGACCGCCCTGCTCTTCTTCCTCTCGCTGTACTGCCAGCAGGTACTCGGCTACAGCGCGCTGCGCACCGGCATGGCCATGCTGCCCGTCACCGTCATCTTCATCGTCGGCGGCCTCACCTCCCGTCAGCTCGTGCCCGTGGTCGGCCCCCGGCGCATGCTGGTGGCCGGCGGCCTCATCTCCGCCGCGGGCATCGCCTGGCTCGCCACCATCCCCACCCACTCCGCCTATGTGACCCACATCCTCCTGCCCAACCTGGTCGGCGGATTCGGCGTCAGCATCATGCTGCTCGCCGTCACCATCAGCGGCACCTCCGGTGTGGCTCCCCGGAACGCCGGTGCCGCCTCCGGGCTGCTCAACACATCCCGTCAGATCGGCGGAGCCGTCGGTCTGGCGGTGCTCGTGAACATCGCCTCCACCGTGACCTCTCATGCGAGTCATGACAAAGGCCGCCTCGACGCGCTCGTCCAGGGCTACCGCGTGGCGTTCCTCGTGAACGGCGGGCTCATGCTCGTCGCCGCGCTGGCCGCGCTCGCACTGCCGGCGGTGGCGGCCGAGGAGAAGGCCTCCGAGCCGCTCGGGAACGAGACGGCGCCCACGCGGCCCTAG
- a CDS encoding response regulator transcription factor, with translation MVSDESSLSRSALAALLEKREEIRVVGAVGGDTDALDFAETHRPDIAIVSFDGADIGAISVAEKIASLPECRSLVLAESYTRSIIRQAFSGGVDGMLQRSVSPSWFFEALHRVHQGERVFDADLTVAALANAGCPLTARQLSVLERLSYGDAIVEIATRLHLSEGTVRNYLSSLVTKLGARNRIDALRIARDAHWL, from the coding sequence ATGGTGTCCGACGAATCGTCGCTGTCCCGAAGCGCCCTCGCCGCGTTGCTCGAAAAGCGTGAGGAGATACGGGTCGTCGGAGCTGTCGGCGGTGACACCGACGCGCTGGATTTCGCGGAGACTCATCGGCCGGACATCGCGATAGTCAGCTTCGACGGCGCGGACATCGGTGCGATCAGCGTGGCCGAGAAGATCGCGAGCCTGCCGGAATGCCGGAGTCTGGTCCTGGCCGAAAGCTACACCCGCTCGATCATCAGGCAGGCCTTCTCCGGCGGCGTCGACGGCATGTTGCAGCGCAGTGTGTCGCCGAGCTGGTTCTTCGAAGCCCTGCACCGGGTGCATCAGGGCGAACGCGTCTTCGACGCGGACCTGACGGTCGCGGCCCTGGCCAACGCCGGATGCCCACTGACCGCGCGCCAGCTCTCCGTTCTGGAGCGCCTCTCCTACGGCGACGCCATTGTCGAGATCGCGACACGGCTGCACCTGTCCGAGGGGACCGTGCGCAATTATCTCTCATCCCTGGTGACAAAACTCGGTGCCCGCAATCGCATCGACGCACTGAGGATCGCCCGAGACGCGCACTGGCTTTGA
- a CDS encoding AAA family ATPase → MEKLAERDEEEKTLAQVYGECSLGGRRIVAIEGALASGKTALLASFARDAADAGATVLEASASSFERYQPLGIIDQLLRGCRLFSPGADLEVRALWESAGGEGAHSEISPSILGVLQGAFQYLTDSPQLVMCIDDAHFMDVESLQYLLALMRRMGTAPISIVFTYCPDMGRDSVQRLLQAEILRMPNCTQLDLEPLSETGVATVLEDYFPLETAGRIAADCRLLSGGRPLLVHALAEDYTGRLAESAAQRPVAGPAFGRAVLSCLYRADPVVLQIARAMATLGELRSAAVVARLCGMDPESVARIAASPGVGGLLEHDLLGQPSVREAVLGSMPQNERQDMRSQAARLLHHKGAPALVTAEHLMRIGEPVSWARQVLCEAADQALAGGDPEAAVGYLERAHRECAEGRERIDIAARLTEVMWRYDPAAVKSHLPELVAAAEQGGLSVRQSLHLVRCLLWNGQVEQATRVVTRLGDDPHVPDGEEAVPYAGQLRLWLPLTYPGLVSAPATEDVAAQDADPSASGHRAAAALGAVLRGADGTEAVPAAELVLREALAGAASPASSLASLMVLIYSDHLDKASVWCDALLASMGETYGLVWNAMFTAARAEIHYRLGDLANAKRQAQAALALMPHESWGTAVVVPLSILVLTATAMGDPGEAETYLDIPVPRAAFGTLGGVVYLDARGRLHLARGRHDAALQDFLAAGHLMKIWEMDCPSAVSWRAHAARAYFHKGLSAPAGELLTEQMSLLPAGHLRTRGLTYRALAATLRPDERPPVLLKAANLLDRCGDSLNLAYTLADLGHAYELLGDSVQARRHAHQARTLAGRCAAALPPQPSSAAANEGAGPEPLGESGQPAGRLSSAEWRVAELAARGSTNEQIARKLFITVSTVEQHLTRAYRKLGIRRRTQLPSAYPNSSHDHRRPRAAR, encoded by the coding sequence ATGGAGAAGCTGGCCGAACGGGATGAGGAAGAGAAGACGCTGGCGCAGGTCTATGGCGAGTGCTCTCTCGGCGGAAGACGGATCGTCGCCATCGAAGGAGCGCTGGCCAGTGGAAAGACGGCCCTGCTGGCCTCCTTCGCCCGCGACGCCGCCGACGCGGGCGCGACGGTCCTCGAGGCCTCCGCTTCGAGCTTCGAGCGCTACCAGCCGCTCGGGATCATCGATCAGCTCCTCCGGGGGTGCCGGCTCTTCTCGCCCGGTGCGGACCTCGAGGTCCGCGCGCTGTGGGAGAGCGCCGGCGGTGAGGGAGCGCACAGCGAGATCTCCCCGTCGATCCTCGGTGTGCTGCAAGGCGCCTTCCAGTACCTGACCGACAGCCCGCAACTGGTCATGTGCATCGACGACGCGCATTTCATGGACGTCGAGTCGCTGCAGTACCTGCTCGCCCTCATGCGGCGGATGGGCACCGCGCCCATATCGATCGTCTTCACCTACTGCCCGGACATGGGCCGGGACAGCGTCCAGCGCCTACTGCAGGCCGAGATCCTCCGGATGCCCAACTGCACCCAGCTGGACCTCGAGCCGCTCTCGGAGACGGGAGTCGCGACGGTGCTCGAGGACTATTTCCCTCTGGAGACAGCGGGCCGGATCGCGGCCGACTGCAGACTCCTCAGCGGAGGCCGGCCGCTGTTGGTGCACGCCCTGGCTGAGGACTACACCGGCCGGCTCGCGGAGTCGGCCGCGCAGCGGCCCGTGGCCGGTCCTGCCTTCGGCCGAGCGGTCCTGAGCTGCCTGTACCGGGCGGATCCGGTAGTGCTCCAGATCGCGCGGGCGATGGCCACGCTGGGGGAGCTCCGCTCGGCGGCCGTCGTGGCGCGCCTGTGCGGCATGGATCCGGAATCGGTCGCGCGCATCGCAGCGTCCCCCGGCGTCGGCGGGCTGCTGGAGCACGACCTGCTCGGGCAGCCGAGCGTGCGTGAGGCCGTGCTCGGCAGCATGCCGCAGAACGAGCGCCAGGACATGCGGTCCCAGGCGGCCCGTCTGCTGCACCACAAGGGCGCCCCCGCCCTGGTGACGGCCGAACACCTGATGCGTATCGGCGAACCGGTCTCCTGGGCCAGGCAGGTGCTCTGCGAGGCCGCGGACCAGGCCCTCGCGGGCGGTGACCCCGAGGCGGCCGTCGGCTACCTCGAGAGAGCCCATCGTGAGTGCGCCGAGGGGCGGGAACGGATCGACATCGCCGCGAGGCTCACCGAGGTCATGTGGCGGTACGACCCCGCGGCGGTCAAGAGCCATCTCCCCGAACTGGTGGCGGCCGCCGAGCAAGGCGGGCTCTCCGTCCGGCAGTCCCTCCACCTGGTCCGATGTCTGCTCTGGAACGGACAGGTGGAACAGGCGACGCGCGTAGTCACGCGCCTCGGCGACGACCCCCACGTGCCGGACGGCGAGGAGGCCGTCCCGTACGCCGGACAGCTGCGTCTGTGGCTCCCGCTCACCTACCCCGGTCTCGTGTCCGCCCCGGCCACCGAGGACGTGGCGGCGCAGGACGCGGACCCGAGCGCTTCCGGGCATCGCGCCGCGGCCGCACTCGGCGCGGTCCTGCGGGGCGCCGACGGGACGGAAGCCGTCCCCGCTGCGGAACTCGTCCTCCGGGAAGCACTGGCCGGAGCGGCGAGCCCGGCCTCGTCGCTCGCCTCACTGATGGTCCTGATCTACTCCGACCACCTCGACAAGGCGTCCGTGTGGTGCGACGCCCTCCTCGCCTCCATGGGTGAGACCTATGGGCTCGTGTGGAACGCCATGTTCACCGCGGCGCGCGCGGAAATCCACTACCGTCTCGGAGACCTGGCGAACGCGAAGCGGCAGGCACAGGCGGCGCTCGCGCTGATGCCGCACGAGAGCTGGGGAACGGCAGTCGTCGTCCCGCTGTCGATCCTGGTGCTCACCGCCACGGCGATGGGCGATCCGGGGGAGGCCGAAACCTACCTGGACATCCCCGTTCCCCGTGCCGCCTTCGGGACCCTGGGCGGCGTCGTCTACCTCGATGCCCGGGGCCGTCTCCATCTCGCGCGTGGCCGCCACGACGCCGCCCTGCAGGACTTCCTGGCAGCCGGGCACCTGATGAAGATCTGGGAGATGGACTGCCCGTCCGCGGTGTCCTGGCGCGCCCATGCCGCGCGTGCCTACTTCCACAAGGGCCTATCGGCACCGGCCGGGGAACTCCTGACGGAACAGATGTCGCTGCTCCCCGCCGGCCACCTGCGCACCCGCGGCCTGACCTACCGCGCCCTGGCCGCCACCCTTCGCCCGGACGAGCGTCCGCCGGTACTGCTGAAGGCGGCGAACCTGCTCGACCGCTGCGGTGACTCACTGAACCTGGCGTACACGCTCGCAGACCTGGGGCACGCCTACGAGTTGCTGGGCGACTCCGTCCAGGCCCGCCGCCACGCCCACCAGGCGAGGACACTGGCGGGCCGGTGCGCCGCGGCACTCCCGCCGCAGCCGTCGTCGGCGGCGGCGAACGAGGGAGCGGGGCCGGAGCCCCTCGGCGAATCCGGCCAGCCCGCCGGTCGGCTCAGCTCGGCGGAGTGGCGGGTGGCGGAACTGGCCGCGCGGGGCTCCACGAACGAGCAGATCGCCCGGAAGCTCTTCATCACGGTCAGCACCGTGGAGCAGCACCTCACCCGCGCCTACCGGAAACTCGGCATACGCCGCCGCACCCAACTGCCCTCCGCCTATCCGAACTCGTCCCACGACCACCGCCGCCCACGGGCCGCCCGGTGA
- a CDS encoding TetR/AcrR family transcriptional regulator C-terminal domain-containing protein encodes MPLRKSDVVEEALRFLDAEGLDQLTMRKLSAALNVQGGALYRHFPNKEALLDAVADKIVEGIGDPLPNVSWPEQIQILGNRLRTALLSHRDGANVVAGTFAPGANTIIGSDMAVQVLCGAGLPPAQAGWMSFALFYYVLGHTIEEQAQLRLPPDHDWRVHTERLNVKVSPQYAAALDSLTGTDPAERFDYGLNVFIDGLCRLQATLPPPQGEAARQAAS; translated from the coding sequence ATGCCGCTGCGCAAATCCGACGTGGTCGAGGAAGCACTGCGCTTCCTCGACGCCGAGGGTCTCGACCAGCTCACGATGCGCAAGCTCAGCGCTGCACTCAACGTGCAAGGGGGCGCTCTCTACCGGCACTTCCCGAACAAGGAGGCGCTGCTCGACGCCGTGGCCGACAAGATCGTCGAGGGCATCGGCGACCCCCTCCCGAACGTCTCCTGGCCCGAGCAGATCCAGATTCTGGGCAATCGGCTCCGTACGGCCCTGCTCAGCCATCGCGACGGCGCCAATGTCGTGGCCGGCACGTTCGCCCCCGGAGCCAACACCATCATCGGCTCGGACATGGCCGTCCAGGTGCTCTGCGGGGCCGGCCTGCCTCCCGCCCAGGCCGGCTGGATGAGTTTCGCCCTCTTCTACTACGTGCTCGGCCACACCATCGAGGAACAGGCCCAGCTGCGGCTGCCGCCCGACCACGACTGGCGGGTCCACACCGAGCGACTGAACGTGAAGGTGTCACCGCAGTACGCGGCGGCACTCGACTCGCTGACGGGCACGGACCCCGCGGAACGGTTCGACTACGGACTGAACGTCTTCATCGACGGGCTCTGCCGGCTCCAGGCGACCCTGCCGCCGCCGCAGGGGGAAGCAGCTCGCCAGGCCGCCTCCTAG